The Lichenihabitans psoromatis genomic interval TTGTTCGCACGCCACAGCATCGTTCAGGAGAATGAGGCCGTCGCGGGTCATTGAGGCGCGGCCTGTCGCCGAGGCGCGACCGACATCACCGGCTCAAGCCGCGGCCTCGATCCGCATCAGGGCCTCCCAGCGCCTAGGCCATGCGGCCAGAAAGGCCGGCACCTCGCTGGCCGGCATCGCGGGTTGGAACAGGAAGCCCTGCCCGCGCGGGCAGCCGAGCGTCCGAAGGAAGCGCAATTGCTCGGCGGTCTCGATGCCTTCGGCCACGACGTCGAGCCCGAGACTTTCAGCAAGACCGATGACGGCCGAGACGATCGCGACGTTATCGTGCCGTGCCGGGATATCGCGCATGAAGGAATGGTCGACCTTGAGCAGGTCGACCGGGATTTGCTGAAGATGGCTCAGAGAGGCGTGACCCGTTCCAAAATCATCGAGCGCGATGGTGATGCCGGCGTCGCGTAGGCCTTGCAGGACGGCCTCGGCCACCGCGATATCCTTGCTGAGCAGCACCGTCTCGGTCACCTCGATCACGAGATGCGACGTCTTGAGGCCGTGCGCCTCGACGGCTTGTCGCAGCCGCGTCACAAGGCCCGTGCGGCGAAACTCGAATTCGGAAACGTTCAATCCAACGCGGCCAAACGGCAATCCGGCCGCGTGCCACCGGCCCATGTCGGCTGTCGCACGCTCCACCATGCAGTCACCCAGCATGAGAGAGAGATCGGGATCGTCGAAGACCGACATGATCGAGCCCGGCGGCTGAAAGCCCGACGTCGGGTCTCGCCAGCGGAGCAGAGCCTCGAAACCGTGGATCACCCCGGTTTTGAGCGAGATGATCGGTTGATAGAAGGGCTCGACGCGCCCGTCGGCGACGGCAGATCGAACGGTCGCAAGGATCGTCATTTGATGATCGCGCTCGAGCCGGATCGCGGGCGAAAACATGGCGGCGCGCGCTCGGCCGCCGGTCTTCGCTCGATAGAGTGCCAGATCCGCCGCTTTCAGCAAGGCGGCGGCGTCCCGCTCATGGTCGGGGAACACGGCCGCCCCGATGCTGGCGTGACAAATCAGCAGGTGGCCGCCGACCTCGACCGGCGCGTTCAAGGCGGCGAGAAGCCGACCGAGCGGTTGATCGACATCGTGCGGCTGCTGGAACCCCGTCAAAATGACCGCGAACTCGTCCCCGCCGAGCCGCGCGACGGTGTCGGACGCGCGCAAGCCCTCGTTCAACCGCAGCGCCTGAGCGCGCAGCACCGCGTCGCCGGCGTCATGGCCAAAGCTGTCGTTGATGTCCTTCAGCCGATCGAGATTGACGAGAAACAACGCCACGATACAGCCATGGCGTTCCGCATATTGAAGCGCTTTGGCGAGACGATCGTGAAATAAGGCACGGTTGGGCAGGTTGGTCAGCGTGTCATGATTGGCGACATGCCAAAGTTGGGCCTCGCTTGCCTTGTGGCTCGTGATGTCCTGGAGCACGCCGATCAGTCGCGTCGCGACGCCGCCGACGACCTCCGCCTCCCCCCTGATGTGAACCCAGCGCCTGGTATTGTTGGCGGTCACGAGCGGCGTCTGGATATCGAAAGAGCCAAGCGACGCGACAGCCCGATCGATCGCGGCCGCGATCTTGCCCCGCTCTTCGCCGGGATAGAACGACAAGGCGAAATCGGTCGTAATCGCCCGACCGATCGGCACCTCGCTGATGCGGTAGATCTCATCCGACCAGAAGAGGCTGCCGGTCTGCAGGTCGAGATCCCACCCGCCCACATGCGCCATACGCTCGGTCAGGTCGATCATCACGTGCTGCCGCCGAAGCTGGCGCCGCTGTCGCCACAGATCCACCCGCCCCAGACGTCTACGCCGAATCTCCACCTCGAGCCGCGCGGACGCGCGTTGCGATCGCAGAGCATCCACCGCCATCGCGGCGAGCCGTTGCAATTGCACGGCCTCTCTCTCGCCAAACCCGCGCGGTTCTGGTCCGGCAAGGCTTAGATTGCCCATCGGAAACCCCGGCTTCAATTCGAGCGGAACTCCGGCATAAAATCGAAGACGCGGCCCGCCGGTCACCAGGGGATGATCGGCGAACCGGCTTTGCCGCAGATCCTCGATGGTTTGAACCTGTTGGGTGGCGGCCGCCGGATCGAAGAAGGTCGAGAGCGGGGGAGACGGATCGACGTCCACGCCCCACCGGGAAGATAGCCAGATCCGTTGGTAATCGAGAAAGCCCGCGACGGCGAGCGGCACGTCGAAGACGTCGCGCGCAAACGCGCCGATCCGGTCGAGAGCGTCCTTCAACGTCGCCTCGATCGCCCGAGGCGATCGCGGTGGTCGGACATCGCCCTCCTCGGTCAGTACGCTCGAATCCTGCACGTCCTGACCTCAGCCTCGTTCAGACCGGCGAACGTCGTCATGACGCTGCGTAAGTTCAGGCTATTCTTACAAGATGAACGTCGCTTTTCTATCGCTTTCGATAATTATGGTTCAAACCTTTTCATGGTTCTTGATGCAACGAGCCAATTCCGGTGGCCTCCTCCACCGGATCGGCGCGACGCGCGAGAATCCGAACTGTCGCACGATCACTATGTCCGGCGGCATCCACCACCGTCACGGTCGTGAATCCTTCCCCCTCCGGCCGCCAAAGCGCCTCGCGTGCGAAGCTGCGGCTCTCGATCGGCTGACCGTCCACCAGCCAACGATACGGACGCTGACCACCAAGCGCCGAGAGTTTTACCGGACTTTGTGGCGCCGCGCCCGCATCGCCATCGACGAGCAGACGGGAACCCTCGATCGGGAAGCTGATGCGTGGGCGATCGCCGTTCGGATCGCTCGTCGCGTCAAGCCGCACCAACGCGGGCGGGGGCGGCCCGGCAAAGACCGGCTCGAGCCTGCGGCGCGCGATCGGATCGGGCGGCAGCAGATCGAACAGGCGGAACAGAATTTGTGCCGCCGCGACCCCGACGCAGGCCGCGCAGGTGCCCCCATCCGCCCGCCCCATCCAGACGCCGATCGCGTGGTGTTGATCGAACCCGATCGCCCAGCCATCGCGAAAGCGGTAGGAGGTGCCTGTCTTGAAGGCGATGCGCCCGGCGCGTGCGCCGAAGCCACCGGGCGGCGGCATGTCGGATAGAATATCGACGACCGCATCGGCAGCCGCCCGACCCATGAGGATGCCACTGGACGCGCGGGGAGCGCCCGGGGTTGTCGTGAGGGGATTGACCTCTCCCCCACGGGCCAGTGCGGCGTAGGCGGTCACGAGAGTCTGAAGCGTCGTTCCCGCGCCGCCGAGAGCGACCGGCAGGCCCGGCGCCGCATCCGTGTCGCCGAAGGCAAGCGACAGACCGGCCTGCTTGAACCGCTCGGTAAAGACGAGCGGCCCGAGGCGTTGCAACGTCACCACGGCCGGAAGGTTGAGCGACATCTGAAGGGCCTGCCGGACCGTGACGTCGCCGTTGAAGCCGCCATCGAAATTATGCGGCGCATAGTCGTCGAACCGGGTGGCGGCATCGCGGACCAGACTGGCGGGATGCGCCAATAGTCCATCAAAGGCCATGCCGTAGATGAAGGGTTTCAGTGTCGACCCCGGCGAACGCACCGCCTGCGTGAGGTCGATCGCGCCACTGCGACGTCGATCGAAATAATCGCCGCTCCCGACGCGAGCCACCACCTCGCCGCTCTGCCAATCGGCCATGATGGCCGCGACATTGACGGGACGCGGCAACGAGCCGAGCGCCTGAGCCAGAATGCGTTCGGCCCCATCCTGCAGGTCATGATCGATCGTGGTTCGCACCGCGGCGCCGGCCGGAGCTGTGCCGGCGAGTTGCTCGGCGAGATGCGGCGCCAAGGCCGGCATGGCGTGACGTATTGTCGGCACCGGCGTCAGCATCGCGGTGCGAAGCGAGCCCCTCGCCACGATTCCATCGGCAGCGCCCCGCCGCAACACCTTGGCGCGCGCGGCTTCAGCGGCCCCGACGCGCCGGTCGGGCCGCAAGCCGGTCGGGTTCTGCGGCAGCGCAACCAGCAAAGCCGCTTCAGCATCCGACAGCGCGGAGGGCTCCTTGCCGAACCAGGCCAGGCTTCCGGCCCTGACGCCTTCGACATTGCCGCCCATCGGCGCGAGCGTCAGATAAATCTGGAGAATGTCGCGCTTGGATAGCCGCGTCTCGAGCTGTATCGCCCGGACGATCTCGATCAGCTTGGACCGGAGCGTGCGCGGCCGCGGCTCGAGGAGGCGCACGACCTGCATCGTCAGGGTGGATCCGCCCGACACCACCCGGCCATTGGTCAGCACTTGCAGACTGGCGCGGACGAGCGCCAGCGGATCGACACCCGGGTGGAACCAGAATCGCTTGTCTTCGATATCGACGAGAAGGTCTCGATAGGTCGACGAGAGCATGTCGGGGTCGGGCCGCAAGCGCCAGAGTCCGCCCTTGGTTGTGAAGACCCGCAAGGGCACGTCGGACCGATCGAGCACCGCAGTCGAGGTCTCGGCGAGACGCGTGAAATCCGGTGGAAACAGACGATCGAGCGCCAGGACACCGAGCGACACGCAAGCGACGACCACCAGAGCGCCGATCGTCAATCGACCGGCCCAGACTTTTGGGCCGGTCAGATCCGCGTCTGCGCCGCTCACTGCGGCTTGCGCGGCGCCTGAACGTCGAGCACCCCGGCATCGCTCCGCGCATGATACGAGGGCGCGTACATATCCTCGACCTGAACGCCGGGACGCGCGTAATGGCCGGGCGTCACGGCGCGAACCACATAGGCGAGCTTGAAGCCGCGCGAACCCTCGCTGAGATCCAGGCCGGCAAGATAGCGGTCGTCGCGCACGGCCGTGAAGGTTGGCTCCGTCACATCCTTCAGCCAGGCGAATTGCGTCGCGTCGCGATCGCCGGACAAGCCCACGTTACCGGGCTCCAACCCAGCCGGAAGCATGTCGACGATCAGCACCTTGCGTTGCAACCCCTCGCTCATGCCCCCCTCGACCACGATCACGAGTTCGTCGTTCTGATGCGTGTCGGCAAGATCGGCCGGCTTCCCGTCGAGGTGGAAATAGCTTCTCTGGATCGTGAAGCCATTGGCTTCGGCGGGCTGCGGGCCCGCCGGAACCCCGGTCGTGGCGAGAGACAGATAGACGATGTCTGACGCTTTGTTGACCACGTCCACGGTGCGGCCTTGGCCGAGCGGGATCGTCAGGAGAGCGCTCGATCGGCCGCTGATAGCCTTGCCGTCGAGATCGACGTTCAGCGGCGTCTTGCTTTTGAGGTCAAAGGCGCTCCGCAGCATCCAAGCGTCTTCCTGCGTGCTGCTGTACCCTTTCCCATCCGTCCGGCGCGCGAGGTCCGCCGCTTGGCTGATCAGGGCGGCTTGCGGCAGCAGTTTTTCCTCGTTGGCCAACGACAGGGCCATCGCCTTGTCGCGCAGGTCGCTGCCATAGTCGTTCAGGTAGATGTGCGGGTCGCGCGTGATCGGCGCGGCCTTCATCAAACCAGCGGCGAGGTCGCGCTCCCCCGCATGAGCCATCGCGGCCGCGAGTTGCACACGCGCGATGTCGCTCGGCAGGTGATCGGCGGTGCGGGACGCCATGTAGCGCAATTGCGAGAGGTCGAGCTTGCCGGCCCGGCTGAGCACGACGGATGCGTAGCTGTTACCCGCAACCTCGATCGGATCGACACTGCCGGTCGCGAAGCGCCCCGCCAGCCATGTCAACGCCCGTGTCTTCATGCTCTCAGGGACGTTCAAGCCCTGCTTTTCAGCATGTTGCAGGAAATCGACCACATAGGCGGTAAGCCAGGCATTGCCGCTGTCGAAAGCCGACCAATAGCCGAAGCTGCCATCGGCCGCCTGCAGGGAGAATAGCCGGGCGATGGCGCCCTGCCCCGTCACGTTGTCGCCGGTCGCGGCTTTCACCGCGCCGCCGAGGCTCGCGACATAAAGTTCGGGAAAGGCGCGGCTGACGGTTTGTTCGGCGCAGCCGTAGGGGTAGCGGCGCAATTGAGCCAGGAGGCCGGGGACATCGAAGGCCGGGACGGTCGAGACCGTCAGATCGAGGGTCGCCGTGCCGGGGAGGAGATCCTGTCCCAGCGCGTCGCCGGCCGTGAGCTTCTGACCCGGATCGAGCGTGCGGATCTGGCGCTGCGTCACATAAGGATTTGGCGAGCGGACGCCGATTTCGAAATCGCGTTCCGTGGTCGTGCCATCATCACCCGTGACGACCATGTGGATACGGCCCGCACCGAGTGCACCGGTCGCCGTCAAGGTCCGGTCGACGAAGCGGCGCTTGTCGCGCTTCACATCCTTGAAAAGCGCATCGTCACGGTCGAGCGCAAGCGCGCCCGAGGTCGTGAACGCCACCTTATAGGTCTGCTCCGGCGCTTCGAGATCCGTCAGCATGACGCGGGCCTGCGCCTTGTCGCCAGGGCTGAGGAAGCGCGGTAAGGTGAGTTCTGCCAGAAGGGGAGGCCGCACCGTGACGGGCCGTTCGGCCCGCCCAAAGCGATCCGCCGTCCAGGCCACCACCATCAGCCGCAGTCTGCCGCTGAAGTCCGGAATATCGAGCGTGACGGTGCCGTGCCCGTCGGCGTCCAGCCGAACGGGCCCTTGGAACAGCGCGACCGTCTTGAAGGTCTTCACATCGAGACCGCCCATCTGCAGTTTGGCGCGGGCATCGCCGCCCTGCACCAGTCGCCCCGCCTGCCCGGCTGGATCGATCAGCACCCCGTAGATGTCGCGCAGCTCGAACCCTGGCTCCCGACGGCCGACGAAATGGTCGGCTGCATCAGGCGTCTCGAAACTCGTCATGCGGAGCACCGCCTCGTCGACCGCCGCGAGTGTCACATAGACGGGCTGATCACGCGGAGCGCCCTTGACCGACACGTCGACGACCAGTTTCGACTTCGGCTGAATCTTGTCCGGCGCGCCAAGACTGACGTCGAGCCGATGCGACGCGGCCGCCCCCGGCACCCAGCCGATGCCGACCGCGCGAACCGGTAGACGCGGCACCACCCCGCCGGCTGGGGAGATCGCAACGGCCAGCACGTAGGCGCCACTGGCCGGAACATCGGCCGCGTCGAACGACACCGTATCGCCGCCCTTCGCCATCGTCAGTTCCTGCACCTGATGCAGGCCATTGCCCTCCAGCATCACGAGCACGCGGCCCGCAAAGGCCGGCTCGACCCTGGCCCGTATGGTCCCGGCGGGGGCAGACGCATCGATCGTCACCGGCAGCACATCCGGCTTGCGATTGTCGGCCTCCGCACCGCCCCACCAGCCCGCGCCGAAGCGGACGCTGGTCGCGGTTTTCCCGTCGGCATCATAGACTTCGAGCCGGAATCGACCGCTCGTGACAGGGGCGGTGATGTGGCCACGCCCATCGGCGCCGAGCGTCACTTCGCCACCATTCTGCCGCGCGTCGTTGACGATCTCCTCGGATTGCCAGCGGCCGTCGCGATAGAAGTAGGTGTAGTCGTAATCCTCCTTGATGAGGTCCCACTTGAGACTGCTCGATCCGATCGGCGTTCCGACCGGATCAAGCAACGCGACGTCGAAGTCCGCGTCGGCTCCCTCCGCCACGCCATAGCCAAAGGTGGTCCGAACCCCGATGAACCGATTTGCGGTGTGGAGCGGCCTCGTCGCCTGGGCCGTCACGGCGCGTCCATCAATGTCGTTGACGGTCGCCAGAACAGCGACCTCGAGTGGCGAGGTCGAGTCGGGCGCTGCATCGTCCTGCAGCGTGACGGTCGCATGGCCTTTGTCGTCCGTCGTAAAGGTTTGGGCCGTGAGTGATTTGGCCAGGAACTGTTCCTGCACCAACCCGAAGCGATAATCCTCAAACCCCTTGAACGGGGCGCTGGCGGCCTGGATCGTGCCTTCGACCTGTCCGGTCAGCGCGGCACCGGGGCTGCCATAAAAATAATCGGCCTGCACATTCGCTTGGATCGGCCCTGCGGCATCGAGCGGACCTGCGGCGGCATCCAGTTTCGCCTCGAGACGCGGCGGCACGAAATCCTGGACCGAGACTGTGACGCTGCCGACATGCTCTTTCCCGCCGGCACCGGCCCAAATGGTCCATTCGCCGCTATAGGCATTATCCGGCACGTGGATGTCGATCGAGCCGCCACCTGCTGTGGCAAGGTCCGGCTTCAGGGTTTCAACCTCGATCCCGTCGGGCCGCACGACATGCAGCAGCAGCGGCGTGGTCGGCACGAGGGCCGCCTTTGCGTCACGCAGCAGCGTTCCGAGATGGATGGTCTCACCCGGACGATAGATGCCCCGATCGGTCCATAAGAAGGCATCGAGCGCGCCGGGCGGGGTCCGCCCCTTCGTATCGAGATCCGTGAGGTCGAGCGCCGGCGCATCGATCTGCAGCCACGTGAAATCACCACGGGCCAGCGATGCGGCCAGAACGCGCGGGCTGTCGCCATTCTCGCCCCGCAACAGGCCGCCGGGAATCATGACCCGGCCGTCCTGGTCGGTCTTATAGGAGGCCAGCACCTCGTTGCTGCGGGCGATCAGGCGAACGTCGACATCCTTGATCGGCACGGCCGTTTGCAACGAGCGCGCACTGACCAGCATGCCAGCGTCGGTCTTGACCGTGAACAGCCCGATATCCGAAATGCTGAACCATTGCGTGGCGCGCTCACCATCGTCCTCGGGCGTCGAGCCGTCGCGGATGGCGGTCACAACATAGACGCCGGGCGTCAGGGTCTTGATGAGCTGGTCGATCGGGATCGTGGTCGCGACCTGCTGGTTGGGTTTGGAGGCGATATCAAGCCGCCCTTCGAACAGCTTGGTGCTGCGATCGGCGATCTGCGCGAGACTGTAGCCGCTGAGCACCTGGCCGAACCACTCGTTGCCGACCTGATCGGCCAGCGCCCGTTCGCCGAAGCGATAAACCACGATATGGGCCTTGCTGACGTTGACGCTCTTGAGCGGCAGACCGACGCCCTTCGTATAGGGAAGCAGCGACTTGCCGGTGTCGAACGTCACGCGGGCTTCGCGGTCGGGCACATCGACCGCGACTGTGACGTCCTTCGGCAACGTCGATCCGTCGGCGGCGGGCAGACCCGCCTTCAGCCGCACCGTGTAATGGCCACCATGCGCGAGGCCTGTCAGGCAGAGATCCTTGCCACGCGGTTGAAGGCTGTGGTCGGTCTTTGGATCGAGCGAGAGGAACGGCTCGAATGCACTGCCCTCGTGACGCGGCAGCGGCGACGTGAAGCTGAAACAGGCGGCTGGCACCGCACGATCGGGTTGGACCGTCACATTGAGATAGTCGGCGGCGTGAGCGCCCCCGATGGCGCCGAGCAGCAAAGAGGTCGGAACGAAAAGCCCCAGCAAGACCCGTGATAGTGTGCTCAACGATCCCTCACGACGCATGTCGACCGGCTCCCATCGGCTGTGGGTTCAGTGACAGGCCTCGACGTCGATTGCGTGACGTCGGGGCCCCTCCCACGTTTTCTGAGTTCTATCTGAACTGCGGCAGCCCGCCACAGCAAAACGAGATCCGGCCTTCGCGCGCGCCACGACCGGTCCGTCGTTCGTTCAATCCTTCGCGCGCGCGACGTCGTTGACGCCTTCAAGATCGGGCGCGTGGCCGTAGCTCATCTGCTTCATCTGAGTCAGGACGCGGTGCATCTCTTCGTCCGAGAGGATCGGCGGTTCGCCGAGCGTCAGGGCCTGGACATATAGCCGCGAGATCGTCTCAACTTCGATGCCGAGCGCCAGAGCCGAAGCGAGCGTCTTGCCGAGCGAAATCTGACCATGCTGTCCAAGCAGGCAGGCCAACCGATCCTGCAGGGCCTCCAGAGCGTAATCCGAGAGCGCCTGCGTCCCGAATGTCGCATATTTGGCGCAACGGATCGTGGTGCCGCCGGCGACGCCGGTCATGTAATGGAAGCTCGGGATGGTCTTGTGGTGGACCGCGAGGGTCGTCGCATAGATCGAATGACAATGCAGGACGACGTCGATGTCGTGCCGAGCCTGCAGGATATCGCGATGGAACCGCCATTCCGAAGACGGGCGGCGGCGCCCCTCATAGGTCCCGTCGAAGGCCATTTGGACCAGATCCTCCGGCTCCATCTGATCGTAGGGCAAGGAGGTCGGCGTGATCAGGAATCCAGCGGGGTTCCGGATCGAGATATTGCCGGCCGTCCCCTGATTGATGCCGCTGGCATTCATGCGGCGGCATGTCGCCACCATGTCGCGGCGCATCGCGAGATCGTCGGTCGTGGTCATGGGTTTCTCCTGTTGCTGGCGCGGGCGCGCCATTGGGTTCGGTATTGGTCGAGGCCGGAGACGCGCAGCGGGTCCGGCCGGTCGAGCGCAAGCGGGGCTGCGTGATCCCGCGTCTCGTGCCAGGCCAGCAGCGCTGCCCCGGACCCGGTTCCATATTGCTCGTGATTGACGAGCACGCGGGCCTGTGGACGCAAGGCGGCCAGCAACCCGGCATAGGCAGGGTCGCGCACGTAACTGCCGTCGAGCACGAGATTATCCCCGATCGCGAGTCCCTCGAGACACATGTCGGTGAGCAAGGCAACATAGAGCACCGCGAGGCTATGGCGCAGCGTGAGATCGCTCGCGAGCGCGCCCTCCACCACGCCCCGCCCGGCCGTGCCCGGAAACAAGGCATCGTCCTGACCAAAGGTCGGCAGCGCCATCGTGCCGCTTGCGATGAGCCGCTCGAGGTCATCGCGCGACGCGGGGCCGCGCGTGCCGGCTTCCGAAACAGCGCTGAACTCGCGGCCCGCCATGGTGAGTACGCCGGCCAGAGGCTTGCCCTCGACGTCGGCATTGCAGCACACGCCCGGCCGCTCGGTGACGCCGTCGCTGTCGGGGCTGTCGCTGATCGCCACCATCCAAGTCCCGGTCGACACAACGGTCATGTCGGAGAGGCCGGCCGCCTGATAGCGGTACAGATTGGCGGAACTGTCGTGGATGCCGTTGACGACCCGCACATCGGGCCGCAAGCCGGTTCGCGACACCCAGTCGGGCCGCAACGGTCCAAGTGTCTCCCAGGCCGGACGCAGCGGCGGCATCAATCTCTGCCAGCCGCGCTCCGCGATCAGGTGCGCCGGGCGGCCATCGGCCGGGCTCCAGAGATGCGACTGTGCCGCGAGGCTCGTGACCTCCCCGGCCGCGACACCGCTGAGCCGCCATGCCCAATATTGCGGCGTCGCAAGGTAATAACGCGCGTCGAGGAAGGCCGCCGGCCAATCCGTTTCCAGCCATAGCATCTGGCGCGCCAGATGAGCGGCCCCGAGCATGAATTGACTGCCGCGCTCGCGGAATGACCCACCGATGCGGCGATATTCGGCTTCGATCGCGGCCGGCGGCGTCTGCTCATAGTCGATCATCGGCATGGCTGGCTCATGCTCGCCCACCAGCACCCCGCCCGACCCATGCGCGCAAGGGACGATCGCAGCAATATCATGACGCGAACCGAGGCTTGTCAGCCCATCCAACATCCAGCTCTCGATGGCACCAAGATCATGATGCCGATACGGCGGTCCCGGCAAAACCGCATTGCCGGTCGACATCGTCTCGAGCAACCGTCCAACGCGATCGGCGATCGTCAATTTGACGTTGGTTTTGCCGACGTCGAACACCGCCACGACGCTCATGATGTCGAGTCCCGACGCTCGCCCTCGTGGCGCGATGTGGATCCGCGCATCACAATGCGACACGGCAGTTCCATCACGCGATGAGGGGCGTCATCACCCTTCAGCCGGCCGACCAGTTGCCGCCAGGCCGCCACGGCCATGGCTTCCACGGGTTGCCGCACCGCCGTGATGCTAGGGGTGACCAGGGCCATCCACTCTTCATCGTCGAAACTTGCCAAAGCGATGCCGCGCGGCTGAGCCCGAAGCCTGGGTCCGAGGAGCTCGAAGACGACCCTCGTCGTGATGTTGTCGAGCGCGAAGACGGCGTCGGGGAGCGGACTCGTCGCCATGAAAGTCTCGATCCGACGGCGTACCGTCGCCGGATCGAGCCCCGTTTCCAGCACCGTGACGTCCATAGTCGAGCCGGCGGCCTCGCGGATGCCATCGAGACGCTCGCGGATGTTGCCGATCCTCAAGCAATTGGCGACGACCACACAACTCGACGCGCCCATCTCGGCAAGGTGCCGGATCATGGACGCCGAGGCCGCCTTGTTGTCGACCGCCACCATGTCGAAGTGCGCATCGTCCGGTAGACGATCGACCAGGACGATCGGCAGGCCCCACGACGGGAGCCGTTCGGTGAAGGCACCGTCGCAGGGGATGACGATCAGCCCGGCCGGTCGCCATGAGCGGATGGCCCTCAATCGCGCGGCTTCCTGCTGCGGGTCATTGGCGGAACTGACCACCAAGAGATCGAACCCGTCGAGACGGGCCACCTGTTCGAGCGTCGACACGAAGGAGGCGAAGAAGGAATTTTTCAAATCGGGCACCACGATACCGGCCAGGGCCTGCTTGCGCGACCGCAGCCGCGAGGCTGTGCCATCAGCCACGTAGCCGAGTTCATCGACGGCGGCTCGCACGCGCAAGGACAGTTCCTCACCGACGCGTGTCCGGCTGTTGAGGACATTGGAGACGGTGGCGATCGAAACCCCGGCCCGCTCCGCAACCGTGCGGATCGACACGGCACGCGGCGACGCGGCTCGGTCCACGATGCGGGGCTCTCGTTCGGAGTTGTGTGGCATGGATCGCCTTCCCCGGCAGAGCCGAGCGTCTCCCTAAAACGTTTTTTTAGAGGCTAGACATCCGGATCGTCTGTGTCAATCATGGGCAGGATGGCGTCTGAAGAGGCAAGGTCAACCGGACCAAACCTCTCGTTGCGCCACAGATCACCTAAGGGAGGAAACGACCATGAACAAGCTTGGGGTACATGCCTTTGTGTGGGCGAAAGGCTGGAGCGAGGAGGAATGCCGCTTCGCCGTCAGCCAGTCGGCCGAACTCGGCTACGATCTGATCGAGCTCGCGGCTCTCGATCCGAATGCCATTTCGGTCGACTTCACCCGTCGAGAACTCGAAAAGCATAAGCTCGGCGCCACCATGTCGCTCGGCCTCGACGCCGATCGAGATATTTCGTCCGGCGATCCGGAAAAGACCAAGCGCGGCGAACAGCGCTTGATGGAAGCCATGTCGCTCGCCCGCGACGTGCAGGCGACGCATGTTTGCGGCATCCTCTATTCGGCGTTTCAGAAATATGCGGTTCCGCCGACCGCCGACGGGGTCGCCCGTTCGGTCGAGGTGCTGCAGCGCGTCGCCGAGAAAGCCAAGGAGAGCAACATCACGCTCGGGCTCGAAGTGGTTAACCGCTATGAGACCAACGTCTGCAA includes:
- a CDS encoding putative bifunctional diguanylate cyclase/phosphodiesterase, with the translated sequence MKDALDRIGAFARDVFDVPLAVAGFLDYQRIWLSSRWGVDVDPSPPLSTFFDPAAATQQVQTIEDLRQSRFADHPLVTGGPRLRFYAGVPLELKPGFPMGNLSLAGPEPRGFGEREAVQLQRLAAMAVDALRSQRASARLEVEIRRRRLGRVDLWRQRRQLRRQHVMIDLTERMAHVGGWDLDLQTGSLFWSDEIYRISEVPIGRAITTDFALSFYPGEERGKIAAAIDRAVASLGSFDIQTPLVTANNTRRWVHIRGEAEVVGGVATRLIGVLQDITSHKASEAQLWHVANHDTLTNLPNRALFHDRLAKALQYAERHGCIVALFLVNLDRLKDINDSFGHDAGDAVLRAQALRLNEGLRASDTVARLGGDEFAVILTGFQQPHDVDQPLGRLLAALNAPVEVGGHLLICHASIGAAVFPDHERDAAALLKAADLALYRAKTGGRARAAMFSPAIRLERDHQMTILATVRSAVADGRVEPFYQPIISLKTGVIHGFEALLRWRDPTSGFQPPGSIMSVFDDPDLSLMLGDCMVERATADMGRWHAAGLPFGRVGLNVSEFEFRRTGLVTRLRQAVEAHGLKTSHLVIEVTETVLLSKDIAVAEAVLQGLRDAGITIALDDFGTGHASLSHLQQIPVDLLKVDHSFMRDIPARHDNVAIVSAVIGLAESLGLDVVAEGIETAEQLRFLRTLGCPRGQGFLFQPAMPASEVPAFLAAWPRRWEALMRIEAAA
- the pbpC gene encoding penicillin-binding protein 1C encodes the protein MSGADADLTGPKVWAGRLTIGALVVVACVSLGVLALDRLFPPDFTRLAETSTAVLDRSDVPLRVFTTKGGLWRLRPDPDMLSSTYRDLLVDIEDKRFWFHPGVDPLALVRASLQVLTNGRVVSGGSTLTMQVVRLLEPRPRTLRSKLIEIVRAIQLETRLSKRDILQIYLTLAPMGGNVEGVRAGSLAWFGKEPSALSDAEAALLVALPQNPTGLRPDRRVGAAEAARAKVLRRGAADGIVARGSLRTAMLTPVPTIRHAMPALAPHLAEQLAGTAPAGAAVRTTIDHDLQDGAERILAQALGSLPRPVNVAAIMADWQSGEVVARVGSGDYFDRRRSGAIDLTQAVRSPGSTLKPFIYGMAFDGLLAHPASLVRDAATRFDDYAPHNFDGGFNGDVTVRQALQMSLNLPAVVTLQRLGPLVFTERFKQAGLSLAFGDTDAAPGLPVALGGAGTTLQTLVTAYAALARGGEVNPLTTTPGAPRASSGILMGRAAADAVVDILSDMPPPGGFGARAGRIAFKTGTSYRFRDGWAIGFDQHHAIGVWMGRADGGTCAACVGVAAAQILFRLFDLLPPDPIARRRLEPVFAGPPPPALVRLDATSDPNGDRPRISFPIEGSRLLVDGDAGAAPQSPVKLSALGGQRPYRWLVDGQPIESRSFAREALWRPEGEGFTTVTVVDAAGHSDRATVRILARRADPVEEATGIGSLHQEP